In uncultured Cohaesibacter sp., a genomic segment contains:
- a CDS encoding LptA/OstA family protein gives MMPISNDLRSLDDPAPSMARLLARSQGFLAMIALLVFALVTGSALVAPRPAMAQGMADVASGLRTDPDAPIEIEADQLDIFDKDKIAVFKGSVRAKQGETTLQTATLTIHYAGGGAGTAQSITRLEAQGGVTVSQKDQKATGSAASVDMASEIIILSGNVVLTQGKNVLRGSKLTINMRSGAAKLASSGASSGSNGKSGRVQGLFIPNRKPKN, from the coding sequence ATGATGCCGATCTCGAACGATCTGAGGTCACTTGATGATCCTGCCCCGAGTATGGCCCGTCTGTTGGCCCGGTCTCAGGGCTTTCTGGCCATGATCGCCTTGCTGGTCTTTGCGCTTGTCACCGGTTCCGCGCTGGTTGCCCCAAGACCGGCAATGGCGCAGGGCATGGCCGACGTCGCCTCCGGGCTGCGCACCGATCCCGATGCACCTATTGAAATCGAGGCCGACCAGCTCGATATCTTCGACAAGGACAAGATCGCAGTCTTCAAGGGCAGTGTGCGGGCAAAGCAGGGGGAAACCACCCTGCAGACTGCAACGCTGACCATCCACTATGCCGGGGGCGGAGCCGGGACTGCGCAATCCATTACCCGGCTGGAAGCGCAAGGTGGTGTGACTGTCAGCCAGAAGGATCAGAAGGCCACAGGCAGCGCGGCTTCGGTTGATATGGCCAGTGAAATCATTATCCTCAGCGGCAATGTGGTGTTGACACAGGGCAAGAACGTGCTGCGGGGATCGAAGCTGACGATCAACATGCGCTCCGGTGCCGCAAAATTGGCATCCTCGGGCGCATCAAGTGGCTCCAACGGCAAGTCGGGGCGCGTTCAGGGGTTGTTTATCCCAAACCGCAAGCCGAAAAACTAG
- the lptB gene encoding LPS export ABC transporter ATP-binding protein yields the protein MGWMVVHDIGKSYKKRTVVTSASLAVKRGEAVGLLGPNGAGKTTVFYMITGLVRPDKGYISLDGFDITKMPMYRRARLGIGYLPQEASIFRGLNVEQNIMAVLELVEPNRKKRKDQLDELLEEFSITHLRKSMAIALSGGERRRLEIARALASRPSFMLLDEPFAGVDPIAVGDIQQLVRHLTARGIGVLITDHNVRETLSLIDRAYIIHSGNVLTNGTPGEIIANPDVRRLYLGESFSM from the coding sequence ATGGGCTGGATGGTCGTGCATGATATCGGCAAGAGCTACAAGAAGCGGACGGTGGTGACGTCAGCGTCGCTGGCCGTGAAGCGCGGCGAGGCTGTTGGGCTTCTGGGGCCGAATGGCGCGGGCAAGACCACCGTTTTCTACATGATTACCGGGCTTGTCCGCCCGGACAAGGGCTATATCTCGCTGGATGGCTTTGACATCACCAAGATGCCGATGTACCGCCGCGCCCGCCTTGGTATCGGTTATCTGCCGCAGGAAGCCTCGATTTTTCGCGGTCTGAATGTCGAACAGAACATCATGGCCGTGTTGGAACTGGTGGAGCCAAACCGCAAGAAGCGCAAGGATCAGCTTGATGAGCTGCTGGAGGAGTTCTCCATTACCCATTTGCGCAAGTCCATGGCCATTGCCCTGTCTGGTGGCGAGCGGCGGCGCCTTGAAATCGCCCGTGCACTGGCATCCCGCCCGTCCTTCATGCTGCTTGACGAGCCTTTCGCCGGTGTCGACCCGATTGCCGTGGGTGACATCCAGCAGCTGGTGCGCCATCTGACGGCACGCGGCATCGGGGTTTTGATCACCGACCACAATGTGCGTGAAACCCTCAGTCTGATCGATCGGGCCTATATCATTCACTCCGGCAATGTTCTGACCAACGGAACGCCTGGTGAAATCATCGCCAACCCGGATGTGCGCAGGCTCTATCTGGGCGAAAGCTTCTCGATGTAA